In Pungitius pungitius chromosome 2, fPunPun2.1, whole genome shotgun sequence, a single window of DNA contains:
- the zgc:66433 gene encoding capping protein-inhibiting regulator of actin dynamics isoform X7, whose translation MAGMYGCFKSRNTGAAMSSGPPDVTVSQEPAEVLEECSGKKKSKFQTFKKFFARKKRKEPPAAGADVGLRGSRSSDNVTETSQNNTLTRSEKDKGSGSKISQGSKALSHDSVFVSEASEATEALGASQDSIHGKVKSLQLQLRQAIRLGSPPSLMCVKRTDDAGAMSEDDGLPCSPHDYTTPHTVMSNSSISLEGIDSDSDQVSCQAASSRAVSPLVVPGDFSQPASPFGCLDNSAAKHKLGLRHKAGNRRKPVARLEMRAGGDSAGEEILNPSPAEAAEERGPQRTAEVASVDELKPKADREEESEGGEEVEEEEQQQKHSRHSLLRHEEEEEEGEDQSEAEQDVSHGPDASSPVELRLSDEEAPDAEARPASRDSSLHSDGATPEPPATQREYLLDPPGVAYGAEKRGAQRDLALSGEEDGVQGNMEEESSFLQEVLSSLKTPLSSCSLDREPEGVVLEMEEKEEVKEREREDVDVEEGEEGKEEEAADGSPQSDHSAEEEAPALNTPSGRDVEEEEEEEEESPEEEELVVDNVCHQDRAEDREKDADEVTQDDVTPDDVTPDDVTPDDVTPDDVTPDDVTPDDVTPDEQDASETSTAVHQAEGKEDEDSEGEEEAIELVKEPEVEEEGREKREEEEEEKEEAEAEEAEVRVEEAEEATEEEREGAEEVTETFHAAADEEAAMWEEGVDVGVGDVGLHLNDDETELGEAAAHRSQAASDWSSGGQREDGEERVEKVVEIGRSEHQPEEEEDESERDPRQERLEMCEEQANVSAKPPSLSLPGSQESATSTPSKTSKTSIHINLLSPSSEKAAPFFHCSPAAADPGQGGTPGPAVADAEEGEPADDVGAEEEVNHSALEGAATGSEKTNQPPSGSDRSKARFTIAPARRRSLSFEEAEETSPSSSPSSFTGPGVVEADAAKSKDPKVEAEPKVEAEPASLSQVEPVLSPGRLRSVGAASAAPPPSSIPPPTTASREESLVVAEGNPDSPFGVRLRKTLALHTEPPVEPPAQPTSCTVDSPQPISMKPSISQPVSLKPSLSKKPDVNKRMSDPAVARSPSGGSDPPSWISVAKQKQKIYKENSLDEITVKKEEQERRGSALLYVSSADRTTEGKANPLETSKHLASVEKEARRSLSPPTPVPPQPLKFQSPPCPVPPKPKLPPPTAKHSPQPTVPQRSLSPPAPITGPKKSPSCTNPPSPAKTAPSPKTPQPHGTTPTSPPFSPRAAPEPKSGSRGAAGVHIQNPASPQDEPPWMALAKKKAKAWSEMPQIVQ comes from the exons GAAAGAAGAAGTCCAAGTTTCAGACGTTTAAGAAATTCTTCgccaggaagaagaggaaggagccgCCGGCCGCTGGAGCAGACGTGGGGCTTAGAGGCAGCCGATCGAGCGACAATGTCACCGAAACGTCCCAAAATAACACGCTCACTCGATCAGAGAAGGATAAAGGCTCTGG GTCAAAGATCAGCCAGGGTAGCAAGGCCTTGTCTCACGACTCTGTCTTTGTTTCGGAGGCGTCGGAGGCCACCGAGGCTCTGGGAGCATCTCAGGACAGCATTCATGGGAAAGTGAAATCCCTTCAG CTCCAGCTGAGGCAGGCCATCCGGCTGGGCTCCCCTCCATCCCTcatgtgtgtgaagaggacgGACGATGCTGGAGCCATGTCTGAGGATGACGGCCTGCCCTGTAGCCCACACGATTACACAACGCCGCACACGGTCATG AGTAACAGCTCCATCAGTCTGGAAGGAATAGACAGTGACAGTGACCAG GTGTCCTGCCAGGCGGCCTCCAGCAGAGCAGTGAGCCCGCTGGTGGTCCCGGGGGACTTCAGTCAGCCGGCCAGTCCCTTCGGCTGCCTCGATAACTCTGCCGCCAAACACAAGCTGGGCCTCAGACACAAAGCCGGCAACAGGAGGAAACCCGTGGCA AGGCTTGAGATGAGAGCAGGGGGCGACTCGGCGGGGGAGGAGATCCTGAATCCCTCCCCAGCAGAAGCTGCAGAGGAGCGAGGGCCCCAGAGGACAGCAGAAG TTGCCAGTGTTGATGAGCTGAAACCAAAGGCGGATAGGGAGGAAGAATccgaaggaggggaggaggtagaggaggaggagcagcagcaaaaGCATTCCAGACACTCCCTGTTGaggcacgaggaggaggaggaggaaggagaggaccaGTCTGAAGCTGAGCAGGATGTTTCTCACGGCCCGGACGCGTCCTCTCCTGTGGAGCTGCGTCTCTCTGATGAAGAAGCCCCGGACGCCGAGGCCCGGCCCGCCTCCAGGGACTCTTCTCTGCACAGTGACGG GGCCACGCCAGAGCCCCCTGCCACTCAGAGGGAGTACTTGCTGGACCCTCCAGGCGTGGCCTACGGAGCAGAGAAGAGAGGGGCACAAAGGGACTTGGCACTGAGCGGAGAAGAAGATGGAGTCCAGGgaaacatggaggaggagagctccTTCTTACAGGAAGTGCTGAGCTCCTTGAAGACTCCCCTCTCTTCGTGCTCGCTGGACAGGGAGCCTGAGGGCGTTGTcttggagatggaggagaaggaggaggtgaaggaaagggaaagagaagatGTCGAtgtagaggaaggggaggaggggaaggaagaggaagcgGCCGATGGCTCCCCCCAGTCAGACCACTCCGCAGAGGAAGAGGCTCCTGCTTTGAACACTCCTTCTGGTCGAGatgttgaagaagaagaagaagaagaagaagaatcaccagaggaagaggaacttGTGGTGGATAACGTCTGCCACCAAGAT CgagcagaggacagagagaaagatgctGATGAAGTCACACAAGATGATGTCACACCCGATGATGTCACACCCGATGATGTCACACCCGATGATGTCACACCCGATGATGTCACACCCGATGATGTCACACCCGATGATGTCACACCCGATGAACAAGATGCCTCAGAAACAAGCACCGCTGTCCACCAGGCGGAGGGGAAAGAGGACGAGGacagtgagggagaggaggaggcgatcGAGCTGGTGAAGGAGCccgaagtggaggaggagggaagggagaagagggaggaggaggaggaggagaaggaggaggcggaggcggaggaggcagaAGTGAgagtggaggaggcggaggaggcgacagaggaagagagggagggcgcGGAGGAGGTGACTGAGACGTTTCATGCAGCAGCAGACGAGGAAGCTGCCATGTGGGAGGAGGGCGTGGACGTCGGGGTTGGAGACGTGGGCTTGCACTTGAACGACGACGAGACCGAGCTGGGCGAAGCGGCGGCGCATCGGAGTCAGGCTGCTTCCGATTGGAGCTCCGGAGGGCAGAGGGAGGACGGAGAAGAGAGGGTGGAGAAAGTGGTGGAGATCGGCCGTTCAGAACACCaaccggaggaagaggaggacgagagtGAACGAGACCCGCGGCAGGAAAGGCTAGAAATGTGCGAGGAGCAAGCTAACGTCTCTGCCAAGCCTCCTTCTTTGTCCCTTCCAGGGTCACAAGAGAGCGCAACCAGCACTCCCAGTAAGACCAGCAAGACCTCCATCCACATAAATCTACTCTCTCCAAGCTCAGAGAAAGCCGCGCCTTTCTTCCACTGCTCCCCAGCTGCTGCAGACCCCGGCCAAGGAGGGACACCTGGTCCCGCCGTCGCAGACGCAGAAGAGGGAGAACCAGCAGACGATGTGGGAGCCGAGGAAGAGGTAAACCATTCGGCCCTGGAGGGAGCGGCCACCGGCTCTGAGAAAACTAACCAGCCGCCCAGCGGCTCGGATCGGAGCAAAGCACGCTTCACCATCGCCCCCGCCCGGCGGAGGTCACTCTCTTTTGAAGAAGCCGAGGagacctctccctcctcttcgcCGTCCTCCTTTACAGGACCCGGAGTGGTGGAGGCGGACGCCGCGAAAAGCAAGGACCCCAAAGTGGAGGCGGAGCCCAAAGTGGAGGCAGAACCGGCCAGTTTGTCACAGGTGGAGCCGGTTTTGAGCCCTGGTCGATTGAGGAGTGTCGGGGCCGCCTCAGCTGCCCCGCCTCCATCCTCCATTCCACCTCCGACCACAGCGAGCAGAGAAG agagCCTGGTCGTAGCGGAGGGGAACCCTGACAGTCCTTTTGGAGTTCGGCTGAGGAAGACGTTGGCTCTCCACACAGAG CCTCCCGTGGAGCCTCCAGCTCAGCCAACCAGCTGTACGGTTGACTCGCCGCAGCCAATCAGCATGAAGCCCTCCATAAGTCAGCCGGTCAGCCTCAAGCCCTCCCTCTCCAAGAAACCAGATGTAAACAAGCGCATGTCag ACCCGGCTGTTGCTCGCAGTCCTTCTGGTGGATCTGATCCTCCCAGCTGGATTTCTGTGGccaaacagaaacagaagatCTACAAAGAAAACTCGCTTGATGAGATCACAGTCAAGAAg gaggagcaggagaggaggggtTCAGCGCTACTGTACGTCAGCTCGGCTGACAGAACAACGGAGGGCAAAG caaATCCGCTGGAGACCAGTAAGCATCTCGCGTCAGTAGAGAAAGAGGCCAGgaggtctctctctcctccgacTCCGGTGCCCCCTCAGCCCCTCAAATTCCAGTCACCACCCTGCCCCGTTCCTCCGAAACCCAAGCTCCCACCGCCCACCGCCAAACACTCACCCCAACCCACGGTACCCCAAAGGTCCCTGTCACCCCCTGCTCCCATTACCGGGCCCAAAAAATCGCCCTCCTGCACTAACCCGCCATCGCCCGCCAAAACGGCCCCCTCGCCCAAGACGCCACAGCCCCACGGCACGACACCTACCTCCCCTCCCTTTTCCCCGAGAGCCGCCCCGGAGCCAAAGTCTGGCTCAAGAGGCGCTGCGGGGGTCCACATCCAAAACCCGGCGTCGCCCCAGGATGAGCCTCCCTGGATGGCCCTGGCCAAGAAGAAGGCCAAAGCCTGGAGCGAGATGCCCCAGATCGTCCAGTGA
- the zgc:66433 gene encoding capping protein-inhibiting regulator of actin dynamics isoform X4 — MSWFQSLRDEFDLRPFEIEPSHTGAAMSSGPPDVTVSQEPAEVLEECSGKKKSKFQTFKKFFARKKRKEPPAAGADVGLRGSRSSDNVTETSQNNTLTRSEKDKGSGSKISQGSKALSHDSVFVSEASEATEALGASQDSIHGKVKSLQLQLRQAIRLGSPPSLMCVKRTDDAGAMSEDDGLPCSPHDYTTPHTVMSNSSISLEGIDSDSDQVSCQAASSRAVSPLVVPGDFSQPASPFGCLDNSAAKHKLGLRHKAGNRRKPVARLEMRAGGDSAGEEILNPSPAEAAEERGPQRTAEVASVDELKPKADREEESEGGEEVEEEEQQQKHSRHSLLRHEEEEEEGEDQSEAEQDVSHGPDASSPVELRLSDEEAPDAEARPASRDSSLHSDGATPEPPATQREYLLDPPGVAYGAEKRGAQRDLALSGEEDGVQGNMEEESSFLQEVLSSLKTPLSSCSLDREPEGVVLEMEEKEEVKEREREDVDVEEGEEGKEEEAADGSPQSDHSAEEEAPALNTPSGRDVEEEEEEEEESPEEEELVVDNVCHQDRAEDREKDADEVTQDDVTPDDVTPDDVTPDDVTPDDVTPDDVTPDDVTPDEQDASETSTAVHQAEGKEDEDSEGEEEAIELVKEPEVEEEGREKREEEEEEKEEAEAEEAEVRVEEAEEATEEEREGAEEVTETFHAAADEEAAMWEEGVDVGVGDVGLHLNDDETELGEAAAHRSQAASDWSSGGQREDGEERVEKVVEIGRSEHQPEEEEDESERDPRQERLEMCEEQANVSAKPPSLSLPGSQESATSTPSKTSKTSIHINLLSPSSEKAAPFFHCSPAAADPGQGGTPGPAVADAEEGEPADDVGAEEEVNHSALEGAATGSEKTNQPPSGSDRSKARFTIAPARRRSLSFEEAEETSPSSSPSSFTGPGVVEADAAKSKDPKVEAEPKVEAEPASLSQVEPVLSPGRLRSVGAASAAPPPSSIPPPTTASREESLVVAEGNPDSPFGVRLRKTLALHTEPPVEPPAQPTSCTVDSPQPISMKPSISQPVSLKPSLSKKPDVNKRMSDPAVARSPSGGSDPPSWISVAKQKQKIYKENSLDEITVKKEEQERRGSALLYVSSADRTTEGKANPLETSKHLASVEKEARRSLSPPTPVPPQPLKFQSPPCPVPPKPKLPPPTAKHSPQPTVPQRSLSPPAPITGPKKSPSCTNPPSPAKTAPSPKTPQPHGTTPTSPPFSPRAAPEPKSGSRGAAGVHIQNPASPQDEPPWMALAKKKAKAWSEMPQIVQ; from the exons GAAAGAAGAAGTCCAAGTTTCAGACGTTTAAGAAATTCTTCgccaggaagaagaggaaggagccgCCGGCCGCTGGAGCAGACGTGGGGCTTAGAGGCAGCCGATCGAGCGACAATGTCACCGAAACGTCCCAAAATAACACGCTCACTCGATCAGAGAAGGATAAAGGCTCTGG GTCAAAGATCAGCCAGGGTAGCAAGGCCTTGTCTCACGACTCTGTCTTTGTTTCGGAGGCGTCGGAGGCCACCGAGGCTCTGGGAGCATCTCAGGACAGCATTCATGGGAAAGTGAAATCCCTTCAG CTCCAGCTGAGGCAGGCCATCCGGCTGGGCTCCCCTCCATCCCTcatgtgtgtgaagaggacgGACGATGCTGGAGCCATGTCTGAGGATGACGGCCTGCCCTGTAGCCCACACGATTACACAACGCCGCACACGGTCATG AGTAACAGCTCCATCAGTCTGGAAGGAATAGACAGTGACAGTGACCAG GTGTCCTGCCAGGCGGCCTCCAGCAGAGCAGTGAGCCCGCTGGTGGTCCCGGGGGACTTCAGTCAGCCGGCCAGTCCCTTCGGCTGCCTCGATAACTCTGCCGCCAAACACAAGCTGGGCCTCAGACACAAAGCCGGCAACAGGAGGAAACCCGTGGCA AGGCTTGAGATGAGAGCAGGGGGCGACTCGGCGGGGGAGGAGATCCTGAATCCCTCCCCAGCAGAAGCTGCAGAGGAGCGAGGGCCCCAGAGGACAGCAGAAG TTGCCAGTGTTGATGAGCTGAAACCAAAGGCGGATAGGGAGGAAGAATccgaaggaggggaggaggtagaggaggaggagcagcagcaaaaGCATTCCAGACACTCCCTGTTGaggcacgaggaggaggaggaggaaggagaggaccaGTCTGAAGCTGAGCAGGATGTTTCTCACGGCCCGGACGCGTCCTCTCCTGTGGAGCTGCGTCTCTCTGATGAAGAAGCCCCGGACGCCGAGGCCCGGCCCGCCTCCAGGGACTCTTCTCTGCACAGTGACGG GGCCACGCCAGAGCCCCCTGCCACTCAGAGGGAGTACTTGCTGGACCCTCCAGGCGTGGCCTACGGAGCAGAGAAGAGAGGGGCACAAAGGGACTTGGCACTGAGCGGAGAAGAAGATGGAGTCCAGGgaaacatggaggaggagagctccTTCTTACAGGAAGTGCTGAGCTCCTTGAAGACTCCCCTCTCTTCGTGCTCGCTGGACAGGGAGCCTGAGGGCGTTGTcttggagatggaggagaaggaggaggtgaaggaaagggaaagagaagatGTCGAtgtagaggaaggggaggaggggaaggaagaggaagcgGCCGATGGCTCCCCCCAGTCAGACCACTCCGCAGAGGAAGAGGCTCCTGCTTTGAACACTCCTTCTGGTCGAGatgttgaagaagaagaagaagaagaagaagaatcaccagaggaagaggaacttGTGGTGGATAACGTCTGCCACCAAGAT CgagcagaggacagagagaaagatgctGATGAAGTCACACAAGATGATGTCACACCCGATGATGTCACACCCGATGATGTCACACCCGATGATGTCACACCCGATGATGTCACACCCGATGATGTCACACCCGATGATGTCACACCCGATGAACAAGATGCCTCAGAAACAAGCACCGCTGTCCACCAGGCGGAGGGGAAAGAGGACGAGGacagtgagggagaggaggaggcgatcGAGCTGGTGAAGGAGCccgaagtggaggaggagggaagggagaagagggaggaggaggaggaggagaaggaggaggcggaggcggaggaggcagaAGTGAgagtggaggaggcggaggaggcgacagaggaagagagggagggcgcGGAGGAGGTGACTGAGACGTTTCATGCAGCAGCAGACGAGGAAGCTGCCATGTGGGAGGAGGGCGTGGACGTCGGGGTTGGAGACGTGGGCTTGCACTTGAACGACGACGAGACCGAGCTGGGCGAAGCGGCGGCGCATCGGAGTCAGGCTGCTTCCGATTGGAGCTCCGGAGGGCAGAGGGAGGACGGAGAAGAGAGGGTGGAGAAAGTGGTGGAGATCGGCCGTTCAGAACACCaaccggaggaagaggaggacgagagtGAACGAGACCCGCGGCAGGAAAGGCTAGAAATGTGCGAGGAGCAAGCTAACGTCTCTGCCAAGCCTCCTTCTTTGTCCCTTCCAGGGTCACAAGAGAGCGCAACCAGCACTCCCAGTAAGACCAGCAAGACCTCCATCCACATAAATCTACTCTCTCCAAGCTCAGAGAAAGCCGCGCCTTTCTTCCACTGCTCCCCAGCTGCTGCAGACCCCGGCCAAGGAGGGACACCTGGTCCCGCCGTCGCAGACGCAGAAGAGGGAGAACCAGCAGACGATGTGGGAGCCGAGGAAGAGGTAAACCATTCGGCCCTGGAGGGAGCGGCCACCGGCTCTGAGAAAACTAACCAGCCGCCCAGCGGCTCGGATCGGAGCAAAGCACGCTTCACCATCGCCCCCGCCCGGCGGAGGTCACTCTCTTTTGAAGAAGCCGAGGagacctctccctcctcttcgcCGTCCTCCTTTACAGGACCCGGAGTGGTGGAGGCGGACGCCGCGAAAAGCAAGGACCCCAAAGTGGAGGCGGAGCCCAAAGTGGAGGCAGAACCGGCCAGTTTGTCACAGGTGGAGCCGGTTTTGAGCCCTGGTCGATTGAGGAGTGTCGGGGCCGCCTCAGCTGCCCCGCCTCCATCCTCCATTCCACCTCCGACCACAGCGAGCAGAGAAG agagCCTGGTCGTAGCGGAGGGGAACCCTGACAGTCCTTTTGGAGTTCGGCTGAGGAAGACGTTGGCTCTCCACACAGAG CCTCCCGTGGAGCCTCCAGCTCAGCCAACCAGCTGTACGGTTGACTCGCCGCAGCCAATCAGCATGAAGCCCTCCATAAGTCAGCCGGTCAGCCTCAAGCCCTCCCTCTCCAAGAAACCAGATGTAAACAAGCGCATGTCag ACCCGGCTGTTGCTCGCAGTCCTTCTGGTGGATCTGATCCTCCCAGCTGGATTTCTGTGGccaaacagaaacagaagatCTACAAAGAAAACTCGCTTGATGAGATCACAGTCAAGAAg gaggagcaggagaggaggggtTCAGCGCTACTGTACGTCAGCTCGGCTGACAGAACAACGGAGGGCAAAG caaATCCGCTGGAGACCAGTAAGCATCTCGCGTCAGTAGAGAAAGAGGCCAGgaggtctctctctcctccgacTCCGGTGCCCCCTCAGCCCCTCAAATTCCAGTCACCACCCTGCCCCGTTCCTCCGAAACCCAAGCTCCCACCGCCCACCGCCAAACACTCACCCCAACCCACGGTACCCCAAAGGTCCCTGTCACCCCCTGCTCCCATTACCGGGCCCAAAAAATCGCCCTCCTGCACTAACCCGCCATCGCCCGCCAAAACGGCCCCCTCGCCCAAGACGCCACAGCCCCACGGCACGACACCTACCTCCCCTCCCTTTTCCCCGAGAGCCGCCCCGGAGCCAAAGTCTGGCTCAAGAGGCGCTGCGGGGGTCCACATCCAAAACCCGGCGTCGCCCCAGGATGAGCCTCCCTGGATGGCCCTGGCCAAGAAGAAGGCCAAAGCCTGGAGCGAGATGCCCCAGATCGTCCAGTGA